The nucleotide sequence ACTGTTTTTAACGCATGGTCACGTGTATGGAGAAGAAAATTTGCCAAGGCTTAGACGCGGTGACGTTTTTCTTTATGGTCATACTCATGTTCCAGTAGCTAAAAAGAAGGATGACATATACATAATAAATCCTGGTTCTATATCTATTCCAAAGGAAAACAGTCCAAATTCCTACGCCGTATTTGAAAATGATTTATTTGAAATCAAAGATTTAGCTGGAAACACTTTTATGAAGCTGAATATATAAATAAAATTCAATAAATAAAAAAGATTCACAAATAACTCTTTTATTTGTGAATCTTTAAAACTGCTCTTATTTAATCAACTATTTTAAATATTTGATTTTTCATTAATTACTAATATTTAAATATCTAAAATCTCATATATTTTGCTAATATCAATAAACGTTTTGAGTTAGGAAATCTATATTTACAAGGGGGATTTATTAATTATAGGTTTTCAAACATTTTTATATCATCTTCTACATTAGTTATTCCACCAATTCCAAAGTTATCAACAAGAACTTTGGCAACATTTGGGGATAAAAATGCTGGAAGTGTTGGTCCAAGGTGAATATTTTTAACACCAAGGTGTAATAATGCAAGAAGTACTATTACAGCTTTTTGCTCATACCATGCTATGTTGTATGCTATTGGAAGCTCGTTTATATCATTAAGTCCAAATACTTCTTTAAGCTTAAGAGCTATTACTACTAAGGAGTATGAATCATTGCATTGTCCAGCATCAAGTACTCTAGGAATACCTCCTATATCTCCAAGGTCAAGCTTATTGTATTTGTATTTAGCGCAGCCCGCTGTAAGTATAACTGCATCCTTTGGAAGTGCTTTAGCAAAGTCAGTATAGTAATTTCTTGTTTTTGCTCTTCCATCACAACCTGCCATTACATAAAATCTCTTAATTGCTCCTGATTTTACTGCCTCTACAACCTTATCTGCTAAAGCTATAACCTGGTTGTGTGCAAAGCCTCCGATTATTTCTCCTTTTTCTATTTCAGTTGGTGGCGCACATTTTTTCGCATGCTCTATTATTGCTGAGAAATCCTTTGGTTCACCGTTTTCAATATGTTTTACTCCTGGATAACCTGTTACTCCTGTTGTATACATTCTATCTATATATGAAGCTTTTGGAGGAACTATGCAGTTTGTAGTCATAAGTATTGGTCCATTAAAGCTTTCAAACTCTTCATTTTGTTTCCACCAAGCATTTCCGTAGTTTCCTACAAAGTGTGAATATTTCTTAAATGCTGGATAGTAGTTTGCTGGAAGCATTTCGCTGTGAGTATAAACATCTACTCCAGTTCCCTCTGTCTGCTTTAAAAGCTCCTCTATATCCTTTAAGTCATGTCCACTTATTAATATTCCTGGATTATTCCTAGTTCCTATATTAACCTTTGTTATTTCAGGATTTCCGTAAGTTTCTGTATTAGCTTTATCTAAAAGTGCCATTGCATCTACTCCATACTTTCCACACTCTAAAGCTAAGGCAACTAATTCGTCTGCACCTAAAGTATCATCTAATGTTGCAGCCAAAGCTTTTGACATAAAGCCTTGTATATTGCTATCTTCGTAGCTTAAGTTACGAGCATGCTTTAAGTATGCAGCCATACCCTTGATTCCATAAGTTAATAATTCTCTTAAAGATCTTATATCTTCATTTTCAGTTGAAAGAACTCCTACAGCTTCAGTTTTTTCGTTTAAATTTACATTTCCTCCTGCTGCTGATATTTGTTTCTTCAATTCTTCTTTATATTTAATTCCTTTTTCTATTCTCTCAGTAAATATATTTTCATCAAAATTTGCATTTGTTATTGTTGCAAAAAGACTATCAACTATATAATTATCTATTTCTTTATTTACTAAATTTAATTTTCTTGCCTCAACATTGTATAATGAAACAACCTTTAATGTATATATTAATAAATCTTGTTTTTTCGCTAAATCTTCAGTCTTTCCACATACACCTCTTACTGTACAACCCTTGCAGCCTGCTGCTTCCTGACACTGGTAACAAAACATACTCATTACTCTACCTCCATAAAAATCATATTTTTCTTGTCTATGAGTAAATTATATTATGGACTAGAATTTAATTCCGTAACAATTGTTACTTATAAGAAAAAGATTTTTAATTTTCTCATTAAGCAGCTTATAATATCTAATTTAAA is from Clostridium acetobutylicum ATCC 824 and encodes:
- the hcp gene encoding hydroxylamine reductase, encoding MSMFCYQCQEAAGCKGCTVRGVCGKTEDLAKKQDLLIYTLKVVSLYNVEARKLNLVNKEIDNYIVDSLFATITNANFDENIFTERIEKGIKYKEELKKQISAAGGNVNLNEKTEAVGVLSTENEDIRSLRELLTYGIKGMAAYLKHARNLSYEDSNIQGFMSKALAATLDDTLGADELVALALECGKYGVDAMALLDKANTETYGNPEITKVNIGTRNNPGILISGHDLKDIEELLKQTEGTGVDVYTHSEMLPANYYPAFKKYSHFVGNYGNAWWKQNEEFESFNGPILMTTNCIVPPKASYIDRMYTTGVTGYPGVKHIENGEPKDFSAIIEHAKKCAPPTEIEKGEIIGGFAHNQVIALADKVVEAVKSGAIKRFYVMAGCDGRAKTRNYYTDFAKALPKDAVILTAGCAKYKYNKLDLGDIGGIPRVLDAGQCNDSYSLVVIALKLKEVFGLNDINELPIAYNIAWYEQKAVIVLLALLHLGVKNIHLGPTLPAFLSPNVAKVLVDNFGIGGITNVEDDIKMFENL